In Halorussus limi, a genomic segment contains:
- the thpR gene encoding RNA 2',3'-cyclic phosphodiesterase codes for MRLFVSIDLPDEFAAEVEAVQDEFADASGLSFTDPEQAHVTLKFLGEVNQGELPRVKNAVRRAIGKAEVGPFETTYEGLGVFPGLGYIQVLWLGVGAGGEEMTGLHEAIEREVTRLGFDPEDHDFTPHVTLARMEHAGGKELVQENVEELTPTVGTTEVSEIRLTESVLTDDGPEYSTVESFELE; via the coding sequence ATGCGACTCTTCGTTAGCATCGACCTCCCCGACGAGTTCGCCGCGGAAGTCGAGGCGGTCCAAGACGAGTTCGCGGACGCCTCGGGGCTGAGTTTCACCGACCCGGAGCAGGCCCACGTCACGCTCAAGTTCCTCGGCGAGGTGAATCAGGGCGAACTCCCGCGGGTCAAGAACGCCGTCCGGCGTGCAATCGGGAAGGCGGAGGTCGGTCCCTTCGAGACCACCTACGAGGGCCTAGGCGTCTTCCCCGGCCTCGGCTACATTCAGGTCCTCTGGCTCGGGGTCGGCGCGGGCGGCGAGGAGATGACCGGACTCCACGAAGCCATCGAACGCGAGGTGACGCGACTCGGCTTCGACCCCGAAGACCACGACTTCACGCCCCACGTCACCCTCGCGCGGATGGAACACGCCGGGGGCAAGGAACTCGTACAGGAGAACGTCGAGGAACTGACTCCGACGGTGGGGACGACCGAAGTGTCCGAGATTCGACTGACCGAGAGCGTCCTGACCGACGACGGGCCGGAGTACTCGACGGTCGAGTCGTTCGAACTGGAGTGA
- a CDS encoding translation initiation factor IF-6: MLRAAFVGSSYVGVFARATDEYLLVRPDIDDEMVADVSDELDVDAIETTVGGSSTVGALAVGNENGLLVSSRVTDRERDRIADAADVDVTELPGKINAAGNVVLANDNGAYVHPDLSRKAMQAVEDALEVEIERGELADVRTVGTAGVATNDGVLCHPKATDAQLDRLEEVLDVPADIGTINYGAPLVGSGLLANENGYVVGQETTGPELGRIEQSLGYIE, encoded by the coding sequence TTGCTCCGCGCCGCTTTCGTCGGGTCGTCGTACGTCGGTGTCTTCGCTCGCGCCACTGACGAGTATCTGCTGGTGCGCCCCGACATCGACGACGAGATGGTCGCCGACGTGAGCGACGAACTCGACGTAGACGCCATCGAGACCACGGTCGGCGGTTCGTCGACCGTAGGTGCGCTGGCGGTCGGCAACGAGAACGGGCTACTGGTCAGTAGCCGCGTCACCGACCGCGAGCGCGACCGCATCGCCGACGCCGCGGACGTGGACGTGACCGAGCTGCCGGGCAAAATCAACGCCGCGGGGAACGTCGTCCTCGCTAACGACAACGGGGCCTACGTCCACCCGGACCTCTCCCGGAAGGCGATGCAGGCCGTGGAGGACGCGCTCGAAGTGGAAATAGAGCGCGGCGAACTCGCCGACGTTCGGACGGTCGGCACCGCCGGTGTCGCCACGAACGACGGCGTCCTCTGCCACCCGAAGGCGACCGACGCCCAACTCGACCGTCTGGAGGAGGTGCTGGACGTGCCCGCCGACATCGGCACCATCAACTACGGCGCGCCGCTGGTCGGGTCGGGCCTGCTCGCGAACGAAAACGGCTACGTCGTCGGACAGGAGACGACCGGGCCGGAACTTGGTCGCATCGAGCAGTCGCTCGGCTACATCGAGTAG
- a CDS encoding 50S ribosomal protein L39e, giving the protein MSKKSKAKKKRLSKLDRQNSRVPAWVIMKTDRETQRNPKRRNWRRNDTDE; this is encoded by the coding sequence ATGAGTAAGAAATCGAAGGCGAAGAAGAAGCGCCTCTCTAAGCTCGACCGGCAGAACAGCCGCGTTCCCGCGTGGGTCATCATGAAGACCGACCGCGAGACGCAGCGCAACCCCAAGCGCCGAAACTGGCGGCGTAACGACACCGACGAATAA
- a CDS encoding YbjQ family protein — translation MDEVTITTTDGLDGREVSEYLGVVSGEAVVGANVVSDIAAGIRDVVGGRSGSYEKKIETARTEAIEDLRAEAEDLGADAVVGASFDYEEMAEGMLWVNLSGTAVETQRQ, via the coding sequence ATGGATGAAGTCACCATCACGACCACGGACGGTCTCGACGGCCGCGAAGTCTCGGAGTACCTCGGCGTCGTCTCGGGCGAGGCGGTCGTCGGCGCGAACGTCGTCAGCGACATCGCGGCGGGCATCCGCGACGTGGTCGGCGGCCGGAGCGGGTCCTACGAGAAGAAGATAGAGACGGCTCGGACGGAGGCCATCGAGGACCTCCGCGCGGAGGCCGAGGACCTCGGTGCCGACGCGGTCGTCGGCGCGTCGTTCGACTACGAGGAGATGGCCGAGGGCATGCTCTGGGTCAACCTCTCGGGGACTGCGGTCGAGACCCAGCGCCAGTAG
- a CDS encoding nitrite/sulfite reductase, whose protein sequence is MPSKVESWKDELYGVEIRDHLERFAEEGWDAIPEDEHDAWFERFKWWGLYHQRKGQESYFMMRVGVPMGRLTPEQLRVVGEIARDYATGPVDNPEFGAAYADFTTRQSIQLHWIKVEDVPDIFEKLESVGLSTIQACGDSWRNIVGSPVAGRDADELLDVWPVVQDLHDEFKGNDLYENLPRKWKVAVTGDTRGAGQGDINDLAFEPAVKEGDDGEGIAGFNVRVGGGLARKEPRFARDIDVFCRPENAAEVAAGLSGLFRDYGDRDDRFSARMKFLVDEWGPEKVRNVLQEEYVEYDLPTAGENLREQYDYNAGRADAPGDYVGVHDQNDGDHFVGLSVLVGRMSAEDVIDLADLAESYGSEMIGLTQRQNVIVGDIASEELDDFLGESLLDEYSPDPHPFLRGSIACTGTEYCSLSIVETKNRMVRYGRWLKENVPVPEGVEDFHIHLSGCTASCAQPQIADISLRGMKARKDGEPVEAFDVGLGGGLGENPEFADWVEMRVPADEIPGYVRNLLATYEEERESGQSFRDFVRERDEDEMQALADPEETDYEDPYMHNTKMTWYPYADDDEMADSPAPTDAQGAPITGDD, encoded by the coding sequence ATGCCGAGTAAAGTCGAAAGCTGGAAGGACGAGCTTTACGGCGTGGAGATTCGGGACCACCTCGAACGATTCGCCGAGGAGGGGTGGGACGCCATTCCGGAGGACGAACACGACGCGTGGTTCGAGCGGTTCAAGTGGTGGGGGCTGTACCACCAGCGGAAGGGCCAAGAGTCGTACTTCATGATGCGGGTCGGCGTCCCGATGGGTCGGCTGACCCCCGAGCAGTTGCGGGTCGTGGGCGAAATCGCCCGCGACTACGCGACCGGCCCGGTAGACAACCCGGAGTTCGGCGCGGCCTACGCCGACTTCACGACGCGCCAGTCGATTCAGCTCCACTGGATAAAGGTCGAGGACGTGCCCGATATCTTCGAGAAACTGGAGTCTGTCGGTCTCTCTACGATTCAGGCCTGCGGCGACTCGTGGCGCAACATCGTCGGCTCTCCGGTCGCGGGACGGGACGCCGACGAACTCCTCGACGTGTGGCCCGTCGTGCAGGACCTCCACGACGAGTTCAAGGGCAACGACCTCTACGAGAACCTGCCCCGGAAGTGGAAGGTCGCGGTCACGGGCGACACTCGCGGCGCAGGACAGGGCGACATCAACGACCTCGCCTTCGAACCGGCCGTCAAGGAAGGCGACGACGGCGAGGGAATCGCGGGGTTCAACGTCCGGGTCGGCGGCGGACTCGCCCGGAAGGAACCCCGGTTCGCCCGCGACATCGACGTGTTCTGCCGACCGGAGAACGCCGCCGAGGTCGCCGCGGGCCTCTCGGGCCTGTTCCGCGACTACGGCGACCGCGACGACCGATTCAGCGCCCGCATGAAGTTCCTCGTCGACGAGTGGGGACCGGAGAAAGTCCGGAACGTGCTTCAGGAGGAGTACGTCGAGTACGACCTCCCGACCGCGGGCGAGAACCTGCGCGAGCAGTACGACTACAACGCCGGGCGCGCCGACGCACCCGGCGACTACGTCGGCGTCCACGACCAGAACGACGGCGACCACTTCGTCGGTCTCTCGGTGCTGGTCGGCCGGATGTCCGCCGAGGACGTCATCGACCTCGCCGACCTCGCGGAGTCGTACGGGTCGGAGATGATAGGACTCACTCAGCGACAGAACGTCATCGTCGGCGACATCGCCTCCGAGGAGTTGGACGACTTCCTCGGCGAGTCGCTGCTGGACGAGTACTCGCCCGACCCTCACCCGTTCCTCCGCGGGTCCATCGCCTGCACCGGAACCGAGTACTGCTCGCTGTCCATCGTCGAGACCAAGAACCGGATGGTGCGCTACGGCCGCTGGCTGAAGGAGAACGTGCCGGTCCCCGAGGGCGTCGAGGACTTCCACATCCACCTCTCTGGCTGTACGGCCTCCTGCGCCCAGCCCCAAATCGCGGACATCTCGCTCCGCGGGATGAAGGCGCGCAAGGACGGCGAACCGGTCGAGGCGTTCGACGTGGGTCTCGGCGGCGGACTCGGCGAGAATCCGGAGTTCGCCGACTGGGTGGAGATGCGCGTCCCCGCCGACGAAATTCCGGGCTACGTCCGGAACCTGCTCGCGACCTACGAGGAGGAGCGAGAGTCGGGCCAGAGCTTCCGGGACTTCGTGCGAGAGCGCGACGAAGACGAAATGCAGGCCCTCGCAGACCCCGAGGAGACCGACTACGAGGACCCCTACATGCACAACACGAAGATGACGTGGTACCCCTACGCCGACGACGACGAGATGGCCGACTCGCCCGCGCCGACCGACGCGCAGGGAGCGCCCATCACGGGGGACGACTGA
- a CDS encoding 50S ribosomal protein L31e translates to MSANDFEERVITVPLRDAKAAAKHERADKAMTLVRDHLAQHFKVDDDEVRLDPSINEAVWSRGRKKPPSKLRVRAARFEEEGETVVEAEHAE, encoded by the coding sequence ATGAGTGCCAACGACTTCGAGGAGCGCGTCATCACGGTGCCGCTTCGCGACGCCAAGGCCGCGGCGAAGCACGAGCGCGCCGACAAGGCGATGACGCTCGTCCGCGACCACCTCGCACAGCACTTCAAGGTAGACGACGACGAAGTCCGCCTCGACCCCTCCATCAACGAGGCCGTCTGGTCGCGCGGTCGCAAGAAGCCCCCGAGCAAGCTTCGCGTCCGCGCCGCCCGGTTCGAGGAAGAGGGCGAAACGGTCGTCGAAGCGGAACACGCCGAGTAG
- a CDS encoding DUF6360 family protein, protein MADRVLKVNAYTTLDLVDARAEGHDFEESAYATLNATAARNDPESVELQLELDNTDLDALPAHADSVDLSPEQARTLAAELEKHAERVERAQESAGERTTATATDDD, encoded by the coding sequence ATGGCCGACCGCGTCCTCAAAGTCAACGCGTACACGACGCTGGACCTCGTGGACGCCCGCGCCGAGGGCCACGACTTCGAGGAGTCGGCGTACGCCACGCTGAACGCGACCGCGGCCCGCAACGACCCCGAGAGCGTGGAGTTGCAACTCGAACTCGACAACACGGACCTCGACGCGCTCCCGGCACACGCCGACAGCGTGGACCTCTCGCCCGAACAGGCCCGGACGCTCGCCGCGGAGTTGGAGAAGCACGCCGAGCGAGTCGAGCGGGCGCAGGAGAGCGCCGGCGAGCGAACCACGGCCACCGCCACCGACGATGACTGA